A window of the Egibacter rhizosphaerae genome harbors these coding sequences:
- a CDS encoding sugar phosphate isomerase/epimerase family protein — MAGAPCNLGVGSPDAASSDPAAFLGRLAGDGFDGTDLGPPEYLASADGLVASLSHHGLGLAGGWVSLGEDSSERELEHVLDACDIGASARPDLPTPRPTFGAPRTRSGRVGTGEHETDAREWARLVTLVEDARRRCEDRGHPAVFHPHAGTLVETAVQTERLLAETSVELCFDTGHVRLGGDDPLATLQAWRDRVTHLHVKDVDAATADRLRQGRSPVDDVWDSGVFAELGTGDLPLGEVLGQLLDWQGWVVIEQDASPRTPEAVSRALEAHGRNRRFLAELGW, encoded by the coding sequence GTGGCAGGGGCGCCCTGCAACCTCGGCGTCGGATCCCCGGACGCCGCCTCGTCCGACCCTGCAGCGTTCTTGGGCCGGCTGGCCGGGGACGGCTTCGACGGCACCGACCTCGGCCCTCCCGAGTACCTGGCATCGGCGGACGGCCTCGTCGCGAGCCTCTCCCACCACGGGCTCGGCCTGGCTGGCGGCTGGGTGAGCCTGGGCGAGGACTCGAGCGAGCGGGAGCTCGAGCACGTCCTCGACGCATGCGACATCGGGGCGTCCGCCCGACCGGACCTGCCCACGCCTCGGCCGACGTTCGGCGCACCACGCACCCGGTCCGGCCGGGTCGGCACGGGCGAGCACGAGACCGACGCGCGTGAATGGGCACGGCTCGTGACGCTGGTGGAGGACGCTCGGCGGCGCTGCGAGGACCGCGGCCATCCCGCCGTGTTCCACCCGCACGCCGGGACGCTCGTCGAGACCGCCGTGCAGACCGAGCGACTGTTGGCCGAAACCAGCGTCGAGTTGTGCTTCGACACCGGCCACGTGCGCTTGGGCGGCGACGATCCCCTGGCGACCCTGCAGGCGTGGCGCGACCGGGTCACGCACCTGCACGTCAAGGACGTCGACGCCGCGACCGCCGACCGCCTGCGGCAGGGGCGTTCACCGGTGGACGACGTCTGGGACAGCGGCGTGTTCGCGGAGCTGGGCACCGGCGACCTTCCCCTCGGCGAGGTGCTCGGGCAACTGCTCGACTGGCAGGGCTGGGTCGTGATCGAGCAGGACGCCAGCCCCCGGACCCCCGAGGCGGTGAGCCGCGCCCTCGAGGCCCACGGACGGAATCGGCGTTTCCTGGCGGAGCTGGGATGGTGA
- a CDS encoding glycoside hydrolase family 38 C-terminal domain-containing protein, with protein sequence MQVVTDHPTVLLDRETTAEEALNVFELRHARELYGQLISGYDVDAEARPPTLTITVDRLPEPPEVDVDGLVASARREVEAVGRDDWRVVVSARASQHVRARVPVPPLGWTTVAPTDDAPTWTPLAPARREGTRLSNGLIDVGVADDGTLSVSGDGVRLDGVGRLVDGGDAGDTYNYGPPPQDELVDTPERVEVRPVHDGPLAAAVEILRTFAWPTGLTEDRRARAGTRAITTVRTAVEVRADEPFVRLRIGFDNAARDHRLRWHAPLPEPDQRTRAEGQFAVVARGLHCEGGHGEHPLPTAPAHGFVATGGLALLLDHVSEYELVDGEELALTLLRATSHVSVNDHPYRAEPAGPQLPTPMNQCQGPWEVGFAVRPTADPDDVGAIAADAERYRLPFLQRPGTAPGAGTHTAGAGGLDLAGEGVALSALRRRDGGREARLVNLAAEARTATLTGPFERSRTLSLLGSPLDEPTTVADGRLTLRLEPHEIRTVWLGD encoded by the coding sequence GTGCAGGTGGTCACCGACCACCCGACGGTGCTGCTCGACCGGGAAACCACCGCCGAGGAGGCGCTGAACGTCTTCGAGCTACGCCACGCGCGAGAGCTCTACGGCCAGTTGATCAGCGGCTACGACGTCGACGCCGAGGCACGACCGCCGACGCTGACGATCACCGTCGACCGGCTGCCCGAGCCCCCCGAGGTCGACGTCGACGGGCTCGTCGCGAGCGCCCGCCGCGAGGTCGAGGCCGTCGGCAGGGACGACTGGAGGGTCGTGGTGTCGGCGCGCGCCTCGCAGCACGTTCGCGCGCGCGTCCCCGTCCCGCCCCTGGGCTGGACGACCGTCGCGCCGACCGATGACGCCCCCACCTGGACTCCGCTCGCGCCCGCCCGCCGCGAGGGGACGCGCCTCTCGAACGGCCTGATCGACGTGGGGGTCGCCGACGACGGCACGCTGTCGGTGAGCGGCGACGGGGTCCGGCTCGACGGGGTCGGTCGGCTCGTCGACGGCGGCGACGCCGGAGACACCTACAACTACGGCCCTCCCCCGCAGGACGAACTGGTCGACACCCCCGAACGCGTCGAGGTGCGGCCCGTGCACGACGGGCCGCTGGCCGCCGCCGTGGAGATCCTGCGCACCTTCGCGTGGCCCACCGGGCTCACCGAGGACCGACGGGCCCGGGCGGGGACGCGAGCGATCACCACGGTGCGCACCGCCGTCGAGGTGCGTGCCGACGAGCCGTTCGTCCGCCTGCGCATCGGCTTCGACAACGCCGCCAGGGACCACCGCCTGCGTTGGCACGCCCCCCTGCCCGAGCCCGACCAGCGAACGCGGGCCGAGGGCCAGTTCGCCGTCGTCGCGCGCGGCCTCCACTGCGAAGGCGGCCACGGTGAGCACCCGCTGCCCACGGCCCCGGCCCACGGGTTCGTCGCGACCGGTGGCCTCGCGTTGCTGCTGGACCACGTCAGCGAGTACGAGCTCGTCGACGGGGAGGAGCTCGCCCTCACGTTGCTGCGGGCCACGAGCCACGTCAGCGTGAACGACCACCCCTACCGGGCCGAGCCGGCCGGTCCGCAGCTGCCGACCCCGATGAACCAGTGCCAGGGGCCCTGGGAGGTGGGATTCGCCGTGCGCCCCACCGCGGATCCCGACGACGTCGGGGCGATCGCAGCGGACGCGGAGCGCTACCGCCTCCCGTTCCTCCAGCGCCCGGGCACCGCCCCGGGCGCGGGCACGCACACCGCAGGGGCGGGCGGGCTCGACCTCGCGGGCGAGGGGGTCGCGCTGAGCGCCCTCCGGCGCCGCGACGGCGGCCGGGAGGCCCGACTGGTCAACCTCGCCGCCGAGGCCCGCACGGCCACGCTGACCGGTCCGTTCGAGCGGTCGCGGACGCTCTCGCTGCTCGGCTCCCCCCTCGACGAGCCCACCACCGTCGCGGACGGCCGCCTCACCCTGCGGCTCGAGCCCCACGAGATCCGAACGGTCTGGCTCGGCGACTGA
- a CDS encoding CehA/McbA family metallohydrolase encodes MGVTVRTGTFTPADRRAQPHRYVTVPVEADAAALSVTLDHDRSAGVLDLGVFDPSGEFRGYSGGARDRFVITEDQATPGYVPGPLPAGEWHVFLRLHRVADGGLPWEVRVSTEPARPDPLPPPPRPGARPQLTRPPAPGGARWTPGDLHAHTLHSDGTQTIDQLAVQARGLGLEFLAVTDHNTVSHHPHLAAAGARADVTLLPGQEVTADTGHANVFGDVGWIDFREPSAVWARLARASGGLFSINHPIAGDCAWREPLPGEVTHVEAWHGLWDGLDPRPLDWWRQVGGVPIGGTDVHDAARGDLPGHPTTWVCTSAEQPDVLSAIAAGHVALSAASSAPLLVRCEERLVAVNAGGTRCVTGEALLAKGPDAPGRGVTDDPADLGPAAGWHVLLDGSGRVRALTP; translated from the coding sequence GTGGGTGTCACGGTTCGCACGGGGACGTTCACCCCCGCCGACCGCCGCGCCCAGCCGCACCGCTACGTGACCGTCCCCGTGGAGGCCGACGCGGCGGCCCTGTCGGTCACGCTGGACCATGACCGTTCCGCCGGCGTTCTCGACCTCGGGGTGTTCGACCCCTCCGGCGAGTTCCGTGGCTACTCGGGCGGGGCGAGGGACCGGTTCGTGATCACCGAGGACCAGGCGACCCCCGGGTACGTTCCGGGGCCCCTGCCGGCGGGGGAGTGGCACGTCTTCCTGCGGTTGCACCGCGTGGCGGACGGCGGCCTCCCGTGGGAGGTCCGCGTCTCGACCGAGCCCGCGCGGCCGGACCCGCTCCCGCCCCCACCGCGGCCCGGCGCGAGGCCGCAGCTGACCCGTCCGCCCGCCCCCGGCGGGGCGCGGTGGACGCCGGGGGACCTGCACGCCCACACGCTGCACTCCGACGGCACGCAGACGATCGATCAGCTCGCCGTGCAGGCGCGGGGTCTCGGCCTCGAGTTCCTGGCGGTGACCGACCACAACACCGTGAGCCACCACCCGCACCTCGCGGCCGCCGGTGCTCGTGCGGACGTGACGCTCTTGCCGGGACAGGAGGTCACCGCCGACACCGGACACGCGAACGTGTTCGGCGACGTGGGCTGGATCGACTTCCGCGAGCCCTCGGCCGTCTGGGCGCGGCTGGCCCGCGCGTCGGGCGGCCTCTTCAGCATCAACCACCCCATCGCCGGCGACTGCGCGTGGCGCGAGCCGCTGCCCGGGGAGGTCACGCACGTCGAGGCCTGGCACGGGCTGTGGGACGGACTTGATCCCCGGCCGCTCGACTGGTGGCGGCAGGTGGGCGGCGTGCCGATCGGAGGTACCGACGTGCACGACGCCGCCCGCGGCGACCTGCCCGGGCATCCGACGACGTGGGTGTGCACCTCGGCCGAGCAGCCCGACGTGCTCTCGGCGATCGCCGCGGGACACGTCGCCCTCAGCGCGGCGTCGAGCGCGCCGCTGCTCGTTCGCTGCGAGGAGCGGTTGGTCGCGGTGAACGCCGGCGGTACGCGGTGCGTGACCGGGGAGGCGCTGCTCGCGAAGGGGCCGGACGCGCCGGGACGTGGCGTGACCGATGATCCCGCCGACCTGGGACCCGCCGCCGGATGGCACGTGCTCCTCGACGGTTCGGGGCGGGTGCGCGCCCTCACACCCTGA
- a CDS encoding ABC transporter ATP-binding protein: MADIELENVTKRFPGGVVAVDDLDLHIADGEFFSLLGPSGCGKTTLLRMTAGLERASGGRISIGGQDVTRLPPGERDVAMVFQDYALYPHMQVVDNIAYPLKVRKLDKRERRQRAAEAASSLQLGEYLERRPSELSGGQQQRAAVARAIAYEPSVFLFDEPLSNLDARLRLEARTFLKRLQADLGVSTIYVTHDQSEALALSDRMAVMKDGQVRQLGAPKEVFDRPVELFVASFIGSVPMNLMEGRISEDGDHVELRGQRVPVPPAFAGSVGPNDGVVLGVRPEYGSLAAPETPQAITGRIAVSEFLGTQHLVTVEADGLSVQVVTKEAVALDDRVSVVFAPEQSLLYDPDSEQLLASRPVDGSAERVDSAHREG, translated from the coding sequence ATGGCCGACATCGAGCTCGAGAACGTCACCAAGCGGTTCCCCGGGGGCGTGGTCGCCGTCGACGACCTCGATCTGCACATCGCCGACGGCGAGTTCTTCTCCCTGCTGGGACCCTCGGGGTGCGGGAAGACCACGCTGCTGCGGATGACCGCCGGCCTCGAGCGGGCGTCCGGCGGCAGGATCTCGATCGGCGGGCAGGACGTCACCCGGCTCCCACCCGGCGAACGTGACGTCGCGATGGTGTTCCAGGACTACGCGCTCTACCCCCACATGCAGGTGGTGGACAACATCGCCTACCCCCTCAAGGTGCGCAAGCTCGACAAGCGGGAGCGCCGCCAACGCGCCGCGGAGGCCGCCAGCAGCCTGCAGCTCGGGGAGTACCTGGAGCGCCGGCCCTCGGAGCTCTCCGGAGGACAGCAGCAGCGCGCGGCCGTGGCCCGCGCGATCGCCTACGAGCCGAGCGTCTTCCTGTTCGACGAGCCGCTCTCGAACCTCGATGCCCGGCTGCGGCTGGAGGCCCGGACGTTCCTGAAGCGCCTGCAGGCAGATCTGGGCGTGAGCACGATCTACGTCACCCACGACCAGTCGGAGGCGCTCGCGCTCAGCGACCGGATGGCGGTCATGAAGGACGGCCAGGTCCGCCAGCTCGGCGCGCCCAAGGAGGTCTTCGACCGGCCCGTCGAACTCTTCGTCGCGAGCTTCATCGGCTCGGTGCCGATGAACCTCATGGAGGGGCGGATCAGCGAGGACGGTGACCACGTCGAGCTGCGGGGCCAACGGGTACCGGTGCCGCCGGCCTTCGCCGGGTCGGTGGGCCCGAACGACGGGGTCGTGCTCGGCGTTCGTCCGGAGTACGGGAGCCTCGCCGCGCCGGAGACACCCCAGGCGATCACCGGGCGGATCGCCGTCTCGGAGTTCCTCGGCACCCAGCATCTGGTGACCGTCGAGGCCGACGGGCTGTCGGTGCAGGTCGTCACCAAGGAGGCGGTCGCGCTGGATGATCGTGTGAGTGTCGTATTCGCGCCGGAGCAGTCGCTGCTGTACGACCCGGACAGCGAGCAGTTGCTCGCATCCCGACCGGTCGACGGGTCCGCCGAGCGCGTGGACAGCGCCCACCGCGAGGGCTGA
- a CDS encoding Gfo/Idh/MocA family protein, which produces MGTPQEPVRLAVVGLGTVAQLVYLPLLARRRDLFRLVAVCDRSPRAVATIGDQWSVPHHRRLETVEEVAACEEIDAVLLLTSGSHGQAARVLTEAGIAVLCEKPLAFTREEAEQLKGSDRLHLGYMKQLDPAVETAAVDLREVGSLRSVEITVLHPSLERQLTHLGRSPQTWPPPATVANTDAELRTIALGPAGATTLGSIYTDVLLGSVIHELSVLRATVGPLATVDAVSEWAGDVGRSLVLTGQLPGDARVDIGWHLMPDYPAYREQVRVHGERGSIEFEFPSPYLLHAPTTYQLTTAEGEGHRQLHRTSHREAFERQLERFHAVALGLSAPPSGAVEGLEDIITCQSAMAVLAAQQGVTIGGEAAL; this is translated from the coding sequence ATGGGGACACCGCAGGAACCGGTGCGGCTCGCGGTGGTCGGGCTCGGCACGGTCGCGCAGCTGGTCTACCTTCCCCTGCTGGCCCGACGCCGGGACCTCTTCCGGCTCGTGGCGGTGTGCGACCGTTCGCCCCGGGCCGTGGCAACGATCGGGGACCAGTGGTCCGTACCCCACCATCGACGCCTGGAGACGGTCGAGGAGGTCGCCGCCTGCGAAGAGATCGATGCGGTCCTGCTGCTCACCTCGGGCTCGCACGGTCAGGCCGCCCGGGTGCTCACCGAGGCCGGGATCGCGGTCCTGTGCGAGAAGCCCCTGGCGTTCACGCGCGAGGAGGCCGAGCAGCTCAAGGGCTCCGACAGGCTGCACTTGGGGTACATGAAACAACTCGACCCGGCCGTGGAGACGGCGGCCGTCGATCTGCGGGAGGTCGGCAGCCTGCGCAGCGTGGAGATCACGGTCCTGCACCCGAGTCTGGAGCGGCAGCTGACCCACCTCGGTCGCTCCCCCCAGACGTGGCCTCCCCCGGCGACCGTCGCGAACACCGACGCGGAGCTCCGAACGATCGCCCTGGGCCCGGCGGGCGCCACCACGCTGGGTTCGATCTACACCGACGTGCTGCTCGGCAGCGTGATCCACGAACTGTCGGTGCTGCGCGCGACCGTGGGCCCGCTGGCGACCGTCGACGCCGTCAGCGAGTGGGCGGGCGACGTCGGCCGCTCCCTCGTGCTGACCGGCCAGCTCCCCGGGGACGCCCGGGTCGACATCGGGTGGCACCTCATGCCCGACTACCCCGCCTATCGCGAGCAGGTCCGGGTGCACGGCGAGCGCGGCTCCATCGAGTTCGAGTTCCCCTCGCCGTACCTCCTCCACGCCCCGACCACCTATCAGCTCACTACCGCCGAGGGCGAGGGCCACCGCCAGCTGCACCGGACCTCGCACCGCGAGGCCTTCGAGCGACAGCTCGAGCGTTTCCACGCCGTCGCCCTGGGGCTGTCCGCGCCACCCAGCGGCGCCGTCGAGGGCCTCGAGGACATCATCACCTGTCAGAGCGCCATGGCCGTGCTGGCCGCCCAGCAGGGCGTCACGATCGGTGGAGAGGCCGCCCTATGA